A stretch of DNA from Vanacampus margaritifer isolate UIUO_Vmar chromosome 1, RoL_Vmar_1.0, whole genome shotgun sequence:
GAATACGATGGACCATTAGATTTATTAATCTTTTAAGAACGAATTACCTTCATTTGGGACACATAACGACAAAGACAATTggcattacattttttgaagaaaaaaatcatttgcaacTATTTTGTTTCGTAGGCAATTATTAGCGGCCGTGAAAATGAGTTCGTTGTGTAATACTGACCTCTTGTGGAATCAAACACTCCtcgttaacatttttatttcaacgTGGTCCGGTCACTCGGACAGGTGACTTTAAAGCCACTTCACCTACGATGTCGTGAAAAACCTAAAAAGACACGAACGGTTCACGTCAGCTCTTAGAAACGACATTAAGACACCGTGTGTCGTCCGCCTTTGAGCGGCCTTTACTACATGCCCCGGCATGCATTGCTGTGAAGTCGCACGTGACGTCGCCAGCCGGGGGTAAGCCGATAGCCTCGTATCGAAAACAAGCAGCCGAGCGGCGTCGCGTCTGCTAAAGCTAGCTCAGCTATCTTTAACGGCAGTCAGCCCGCTGCTGGGCTGAGAGCTTCCTCAACTTTTTTCCAGGAAGCAACTTTTGGAAGACACTTCAACTACTATACAAAACACCCTCCTTTAAAAGGTAAGCCATGAAATTGATTCCAGAACCAGACAGCTAACcgtttgctttgttttcttttattaataGCTAGCGCCATGAGCTAATGTTAGCTCGTTAGCACCAATTTAAAGGCTCAGTCGCACAACATGATTATCATGTGCCTGATAAGCGGCGCAGTGTGGTTTGAAGTAGCGAATTTTCACGATGACAATAGCTGCGTGTTATGACGAATCCATAACCTTACGACTGTAAACGTCTGTCAAAATATGATCTTCATTTGGGGGTTGGTTTGACACCTCTTCCTCCTTTTTTGGTCAGTTTTAAGCAATGGCGTGCGGAGCTACCCTGAAGAGGACCATGGATTTCGATCCGCTCATGAGTCCCGCTTCCCCCAAAAGACGAAGGTGTATGCCCGTGTCTCCGTCGTCCTCGTCCCCTAGGAAGTATCTGAGCATGGAGCCCTCGCCATTCGGGGAGTCGTCATCCAGACTGAGCGCAGGTGATCTTCCTTATGAGCTAGCAAAGTTGGATCCCACGGGCCTGAGCTACCTGTTGTTCAGCCTCGTTAAGACAATAATGTCTTTTGTCTACCGTCCTTTTGTCCCCCTTCCCAGAACAAATCCTCCACAGCATCAAGCAGGAGTACAAACGCATACAAAAGAGGAAGCATCTAGAGGCTGGAGGCTACCAGTCGCCAGAGTGCTGCTGCTCTCCA
This window harbors:
- the LOC144043374 gene encoding akirin-2-like, whose translation is MACGATLKRTMDFDPLMSPASPKRRRCMPVSPSSSSPRKYLSMEPSPFGESSSRLSAEQILHSIKQEYKRIQKRKHLEAGGYQSPECCCSPESPPSQSQSTMSATPSGGVSPSRKEQPLFTLKQVGMICERLLKEREEKVREEYEETMTSKLAEQYDTFVKFTHDQIMRRFGEQPASYVS